One stretch of Spirochaeta lutea DNA includes these proteins:
- the rpe gene encoding ribulose-phosphate 3-epimerase yields the protein MLQENSKENRIVAPSLLAANFFTLSTEIAKVHDTSAQWIHLDVMDGHFVPNLTFGPKIIQDLRPQTDRFLDSHLMVSNPDFLIPLMAEAGVDAITIHSEAVIHLHRSIQTIKALGKLAGVSIVPSTPVSALSEILSFVDIVLVMTVNPGFGGQSLIESASDKIKSLDAIRIKMGYNFRISVDGGVNSSTAPSLWKKGADILVTGSSFFSDPDPRSFTSFLLSC from the coding sequence ATGTTACAAGAAAACTCGAAAGAAAATAGAATTGTTGCACCGTCATTATTAGCAGCAAATTTTTTCACGTTATCCACGGAAATAGCGAAGGTTCATGATACATCGGCGCAATGGATCCATCTGGATGTAATGGATGGGCATTTTGTTCCCAATTTAACCTTCGGGCCTAAAATAATCCAAGATCTTCGGCCCCAAACCGATCGTTTTCTTGATTCGCATTTAATGGTTTCAAATCCTGACTTTTTAATCCCCCTGATGGCAGAAGCAGGGGTAGACGCAATCACAATCCACAGCGAAGCAGTCATTCATCTCCATAGAAGCATCCAGACGATTAAAGCCCTCGGAAAGCTTGCGGGGGTTTCCATCGTTCCCTCCACTCCAGTGTCAGCGCTCTCAGAAATACTGTCCTTTGTTGATATCGTACTGGTAATGACGGTCAATCCTGGATTCGGGGGTCAATCTCTTATAGAATCAGCTAGCGATAAAATAAAATCCCTTGATGCTATTCGAATTAAAATGGGATACAATTTTAGGATCTCCGTTGATGGGGGAGTTAACAGTTCTACTGCTCCTTCATTATGGAAGAAAGGTGCAGACATTTTGGTTACCGGCAGTTCCTTTTTTTCCGATCCTGATCCAAGATCCTTTACGTCATTTTTGCTATCTTGTTAA
- a CDS encoding tetratricopeptide repeat protein: protein MTKGIKQARRFLVEKKYSKVIHLLTPQIFLYRNNPEFHEILGQACLRSNDFGGAYTYFQRVVNIDPKNTTAKLGIAYILVRRGRTTQALQEWLEVIENDDSNSQAKKGLDLIKSAPEDRDWPEWFSNHPTDFLLPPTGFAWRPIIRVVSAVVGLSVILLGGFWVLTTLQKPREITRAGGEVLLFSSDTQTIGSSGSFSLIFTEAQVEDILNKTIDAFEAYQDNRVRFLINRLQHSNAAEDIKTKTLLLQDHLAPPNFVDPFWYPELREVLNTPNPEQYQGVFTLVSGKVSNVVQLDDRIRFDLLVGYQEQQVLQAVIPVQVFFPVELNGGENVEIIGEISLIESTVTMVGFELTAASIRFTR, encoded by the coding sequence ATGACAAAAGGGATAAAACAGGCAAGAAGATTTTTAGTTGAAAAAAAATACAGTAAGGTTATCCATCTCCTGACACCCCAGATTTTTCTGTATCGGAACAACCCCGAATTCCATGAAATCCTCGGCCAGGCTTGTTTGAGAAGCAATGATTTCGGCGGGGCGTACACCTATTTCCAGCGGGTCGTAAATATTGATCCAAAAAACACCACTGCGAAATTGGGGATTGCCTATATCCTCGTACGAAGGGGACGTACAACCCAGGCATTGCAAGAATGGCTGGAAGTTATAGAGAATGATGACTCAAATTCACAGGCCAAAAAAGGCCTTGATCTCATCAAGTCGGCGCCGGAAGACCGGGACTGGCCTGAATGGTTTTCGAATCACCCAACTGATTTTCTATTGCCCCCGACGGGGTTCGCCTGGCGGCCGATTATACGGGTCGTTTCTGCCGTAGTTGGTTTATCTGTTATTCTTTTAGGAGGATTTTGGGTCTTAACTACTCTTCAGAAACCACGAGAAATCACGCGTGCCGGTGGTGAAGTATTGCTTTTCAGCAGCGATACCCAAACCATCGGCAGTAGCGGGAGCTTTTCGTTGATTTTCACAGAAGCACAGGTAGAAGATATCCTCAATAAAACTATTGATGCCTTCGAGGCATACCAAGATAACCGGGTACGATTTTTAATAAACAGACTCCAACACTCTAACGCCGCTGAAGATATAAAAACAAAAACCTTGTTACTTCAGGACCACTTAGCACCCCCCAATTTTGTTGACCCTTTTTGGTATCCGGAACTCAGAGAGGTTTTAAATACCCCCAATCCTGAACAATACCAGGGTGTATTCACCCTGGTATCGGGAAAGGTAAGCAACGTGGTTCAACTTGATGATCGTATACGGTTCGATTTACTGGTGGGATATCAGGAACAACAGGTGCTTCAAGCTGTTATCCCCGTTCAAGTGTTTTTCCCGGTTGAACTAAACGGTGGAGAGAACGTTGAAATTATCGGCGAAATCTCTCTCATAGAAAGTACCGTAACAATGGTAGGGTTTGAACTCACTGCTGCATCAATTCGATTTACGAGGTAA
- the tmk gene encoding dTMP kinase, which translates to MLSNREILQRFVVIEGIDGAGTTTQLNLLGTRFTQHGCAHVATAEPTDSPIGQLIRRYLGGDLHCHPGTLARLFAADRFNHLFDPENGIKRHLDDGAWVLNDRYIFSSLAYQGTLWDYERVHELNREFPLPEYLFFINTPSEIGSKRRNSRSHKEIYEQDSIQSEVYDGYLRILEEYKNTGMHIHVIDGALSENEIHEILWQVLKTSDTV; encoded by the coding sequence GTGTTAAGTAACAGAGAAATTTTACAGCGCTTTGTTGTTATTGAGGGGATTGATGGTGCAGGCACAACCACCCAACTGAACCTCCTGGGAACGAGGTTTACTCAACATGGGTGTGCTCATGTTGCTACTGCAGAACCCACAGATAGTCCAATAGGTCAGCTCATCCGTCGGTATTTAGGTGGTGATCTTCACTGTCATCCTGGCACTCTGGCTCGTTTGTTTGCAGCCGATCGGTTTAACCATCTGTTTGATCCGGAAAATGGAATTAAACGCCATCTGGATGATGGGGCGTGGGTTTTAAACGACCGGTATATCTTCTCTTCCCTGGCCTACCAGGGTACACTCTGGGATTACGAAAGAGTTCATGAGCTTAATAGAGAATTTCCTCTGCCGGAGTATTTGTTTTTTATCAACACCCCTTCCGAGATCGGTTCAAAGCGCCGTAACTCTCGTTCCCATAAAGAAATCTATGAACAAGATTCTATACAGAGTGAGGTCTATGATGGATACCTTAGGATATTAGAGGAATACAAAAATACGGGTATGCACATTCACGTCATTGACGGAGCGCTTTCAGAAAACGAGATTCATGAAATACTTTGGCAGGTGTTGAAAACTTCCGATACTGTATAA
- a CDS encoding translocation/assembly module TamB domain-containing protein encodes MRKSLLPGIFAGVVSLIIIISLLLVCIPLYRTLTERLEEAKQRIIAQLETQLGYTISYDSVSPSIFSYIEIRNLRLRDENNSSILNLSRVRLFYRLTDLLKQDFLSAPTGLQIRGGTISIPDSVVLQNESRENDDIWENLQGLLLPIVSEFPANLPISADGILVSYATEGSELSVFLQSGEISVERDFIQLELDLAGRWIADQWVSSLEHTQSLQIDARTSVLGTISRRTLNSNFLLSLSHLSGSFFDAEPMQFQIDLSSQGINIAKVLDAQPFTAEVQIPTDLSQAKISLVADAWQPVESSSSSIQYLDPIMQELFRGLTLSGTVETLLRFDGPQSEPISIDSFTGDLSLEADLPSLSGRLQSDIKLQGSNTFISIDNLTLSTQHWGRIRYRGSIDPRSMMPQGQISYQGFNIDTDITLRSKDNELQLSTTKLSIGSISIPELSVIGSVGQEELTLDMVARLSPWPGQSLYENSVKIGLIAPRPSFSDSDSPSDLLNDLGISLFINKLHGGVVHQLLRVYISEADTISPEILSFLRTVTLSLNAHILFRDGTPLITADDVILTNSQDEHFLISGGAQLRERNLRITTTQIITRDFQGTFDGLASISETGTVRFGLRTNLLEQEILLNGIVNDGRAAVDSNLGFNAVLDFSTENIFLTAKGEGIPITLLSQDGRLDFSLQGDLNDLTSWNISGLNISLSSILPPGLGSQDPNLRLSITGSYPDLQIDQFAYNDNESEITGSGEVSLDIGAQMKIGASLQLQNQKNPREQISLVGDYEESAMNARINIDNLNLLRMKVDGLRGFLDASITVEGTTLDPSVGIEGTVQEAFFNADPLSGQFSATYESSGIRLNQLELGLVAIGIRVNDGFIDLENSTGTIDAAVIVPDIIDTEEGLTMSARFRLRPGTAENPSLFNTLVADMDLQNVPEFLSDVSAWKVRVAPDDLQPDTLVISGGPSESLFAQVHSDGSFDVLLKQPLFLTLSGSGRIQGGEIDIDIPHAIWNSPDLSSLLFFDIFSINKGRAEGNARIVGDINDPSFYGVFRVTDLEAWLEYSPQNIGPADAFIIFEDKTMIIPEFTVTAGNAVARVVGELGFSRWIPETYDFSFTVDDQNSGLEIEYDFDTVVVQGYGYGTVDVVGDLNLVEVTGNITAAQTAITLSPALTSGNDQQTSEPIETDTYVNFQFKSDRGVEFFWPTTDVPLFRGLVEPDAELSLEFDTRGNRLLLRGDVPLRGGEIFYFDRNFYVRSGVMLFNETEESFNPRLSLSAENRTSWNGERVIIKLAADENYLTDIQPRFTSDPILSIEELNAMLGGGLLPTNTQDPYNIVSQAFITSADIFSQFQIMRNIENTIRSTLALDLFSIRTGLFQNIVRDVIDTEDSFSFGRYFENTTVLVGKFIGDDVFLETMFQISEENPLSRSLNDPIGVELSWEFNIEWQTPLFLLQWNFNPQFTPENVKNLFVTDHLLTFSWDFN; translated from the coding sequence GTGAGAAAATCATTACTGCCGGGAATTTTCGCCGGCGTTGTAAGCCTCATTATTATAATTTCATTGTTACTTGTATGTATTCCTCTTTACCGGACCCTCACCGAGCGCCTAGAGGAGGCAAAACAGAGAATTATTGCGCAGCTAGAAACGCAATTAGGGTATACTATTTCCTATGATTCAGTAAGTCCATCAATTTTTTCGTATATCGAGATCCGGAACCTCAGGCTCCGTGATGAGAATAATTCGTCCATTCTCAATCTATCCAGAGTCAGGCTCTTCTACAGGTTGACCGATCTTCTCAAACAGGATTTTTTAAGCGCTCCTACGGGATTACAGATCCGTGGTGGCACCATTTCCATTCCAGATTCAGTTGTTCTACAGAACGAAAGCAGAGAAAACGATGATATCTGGGAAAATCTACAGGGACTACTTCTTCCGATAGTTTCCGAGTTTCCCGCAAATCTACCAATTAGTGCTGATGGAATTCTGGTAAGCTACGCGACTGAAGGGTCAGAGCTATCAGTATTTCTACAGTCTGGTGAGATCTCCGTGGAGAGGGATTTCATTCAATTAGAATTAGACCTTGCAGGACGATGGATCGCAGATCAATGGGTTTCATCCCTTGAACACACCCAGAGTCTACAAATTGATGCCAGGACCTCGGTTTTGGGAACCATAAGTCGAAGAACCTTAAACTCCAATTTCCTGCTATCCCTATCTCATCTCAGTGGATCTTTTTTCGACGCTGAGCCGATGCAGTTCCAAATCGATCTATCCTCCCAGGGAATAAATATTGCCAAGGTTCTGGATGCTCAACCGTTCACTGCAGAGGTGCAGATTCCCACCGACCTATCACAAGCCAAAATATCCTTGGTTGCTGATGCCTGGCAACCTGTAGAGAGCAGTTCGTCCTCGATCCAATACCTGGATCCCATTATGCAAGAATTATTCCGGGGTTTAACCCTATCAGGCACGGTAGAAACCCTATTGCGCTTTGACGGACCACAGTCCGAACCTATTAGCATCGATAGTTTCACCGGTGACCTCTCCCTTGAGGCCGATCTTCCCAGTCTGTCTGGTAGGCTGCAAAGTGACATAAAACTGCAAGGATCTAATACGTTCATATCCATAGACAATTTAACCCTCTCAACCCAGCATTGGGGAAGGATACGCTACCGTGGCAGCATAGATCCTCGTTCAATGATGCCCCAGGGACAGATATCCTACCAGGGATTTAATATCGACACCGATATAACCCTCCGATCTAAAGACAACGAGTTACAGCTCAGCACAACAAAACTTTCCATCGGTTCGATATCTATTCCTGAACTGTCCGTTATTGGGTCGGTGGGTCAGGAAGAACTGACCCTTGATATGGTAGCTCGGTTAAGCCCTTGGCCGGGTCAGAGCCTATACGAAAATTCCGTAAAAATCGGACTGATAGCACCTCGCCCATCCTTCTCGGATAGCGATAGTCCCTCAGACCTGCTGAATGATCTTGGTATTTCCCTATTTATAAACAAGTTACACGGCGGAGTAGTCCATCAATTGTTACGCGTGTATATATCGGAGGCTGATACAATCTCTCCCGAAATCCTATCGTTTCTCAGAACCGTAACGCTTTCCCTCAATGCCCACATACTCTTCAGGGATGGCACTCCCCTCATTACAGCTGATGATGTGATACTTACCAATTCACAAGATGAACACTTTCTAATCTCCGGAGGAGCCCAATTACGGGAACGAAATCTCCGAATTACCACCACTCAGATTATCACCCGTGATTTCCAAGGGACCTTTGATGGGTTGGCCAGTATTAGTGAAACCGGAACAGTGCGTTTCGGTCTGAGAACGAACCTTCTGGAACAAGAGATTCTGCTCAACGGCATTGTGAATGACGGTAGAGCAGCGGTAGATTCAAATCTCGGTTTCAATGCAGTACTGGATTTCTCCACTGAGAACATCTTTCTTACCGCTAAGGGAGAGGGAATACCCATTACCCTGTTATCCCAGGATGGCCGCTTAGATTTTTCTCTCCAGGGTGATCTCAATGATCTTACGTCCTGGAATATTTCAGGATTAAACATCAGCCTCTCATCAATTCTTCCACCTGGGTTAGGAAGCCAAGACCCCAACCTTAGGCTATCGATAACCGGTTCTTATCCTGATCTACAGATTGACCAATTCGCTTACAACGATAACGAGTCCGAAATAACCGGGAGCGGTGAGGTCAGCCTCGATATAGGTGCCCAGATGAAAATAGGGGCAAGTCTTCAATTACAAAACCAGAAGAATCCTAGAGAGCAGATCTCACTTGTCGGAGACTATGAAGAATCCGCCATGAATGCCAGGATCAATATCGACAATCTTAATCTCCTACGTATGAAGGTTGATGGATTACGGGGATTTTTAGATGCAAGTATAACGGTAGAGGGCACCACCCTGGATCCTTCGGTAGGAATTGAGGGAACCGTACAAGAAGCCTTCTTTAATGCTGATCCCTTAAGCGGACAATTTTCCGCTACATATGAATCATCCGGGATCCGATTAAATCAGCTCGAATTGGGTCTTGTAGCTATCGGGATCAGGGTAAACGATGGGTTTATAGACCTGGAAAACTCCACCGGTACTATTGATGCCGCAGTAATTGTGCCTGATATCATTGATACCGAGGAAGGATTGACGATGTCTGCCCGGTTTAGGCTGCGCCCCGGGACAGCCGAAAATCCATCTCTCTTCAATACCCTAGTAGCAGATATGGACCTCCAGAATGTTCCAGAGTTTCTGAGCGATGTTTCTGCATGGAAGGTTAGGGTAGCCCCGGATGATCTACAACCAGATACCCTGGTAATATCTGGAGGACCTTCGGAGAGTCTTTTCGCCCAGGTCCATTCTGATGGCAGTTTTGACGTTTTATTGAAACAACCCCTCTTTCTCACCCTTTCGGGAAGCGGTAGAATCCAGGGAGGAGAAATAGATATCGACATCCCCCATGCAATTTGGAATTCTCCTGATCTCTCCTCCCTCCTGTTCTTCGATATTTTTTCCATCAACAAGGGCAGGGCTGAGGGGAATGCACGGATCGTAGGGGATATCAATGATCCGAGTTTCTACGGCGTTTTCAGGGTTACCGACCTCGAAGCCTGGCTCGAGTACAGTCCGCAAAACATAGGACCAGCCGATGCCTTCATTATCTTTGAAGATAAGACCATGATTATCCCGGAGTTTACGGTTACTGCCGGCAATGCCGTCGCCCGGGTGGTAGGTGAACTTGGGTTTAGCCGATGGATACCTGAAACCTATGACTTTTCATTCACGGTAGATGACCAAAATAGCGGTCTTGAAATTGAGTATGATTTTGATACTGTGGTGGTCCAGGGATACGGGTACGGCACGGTGGATGTCGTAGGCGATCTAAACCTGGTTGAGGTAACCGGAAATATCACCGCAGCCCAGACCGCCATCACATTATCACCAGCCTTGACATCAGGAAACGACCAACAAACTTCAGAACCAATAGAGACGGATACCTACGTCAATTTTCAATTTAAATCCGACCGTGGGGTGGAGTTCTTTTGGCCAACCACAGACGTACCACTATTCAGGGGATTGGTTGAGCCCGATGCGGAGTTAAGTCTTGAGTTTGATACCCGGGGAAATCGGCTACTCCTACGAGGAGATGTTCCTCTCCGAGGAGGGGAAATCTTTTATTTCGACCGTAACTTTTATGTTCGTAGCGGTGTCATGCTGTTTAATGAAACAGAGGAAAGTTTTAATCCACGATTGTCCCTATCTGCTGAAAATCGTACATCATGGAACGGGGAACGGGTGATTATCAAATTGGCAGCTGATGAAAACTATCTCACGGATATTCAACCACGGTTCACCTCCGATCCAATACTTTCAATAGAAGAATTAAATGCCATGCTTGGAGGCGGGCTGCTACCTACCAATACCCAGGATCCCTACAATATAGTATCCCAAGCCTTTATCACCAGTGCGGATATTTTTAGTCAGTTTCAAATCATGAGGAACATAGAGAACACAATTCGCAGCACCTTGGCGCTAGATCTCTTCTCTATACGCACCGGGCTGTTTCAGAATATTGTCCGGGATGTTATTGATACTGAGGATTCCTTTTCCTTCGGCCGCTATTTTGAAAATACAACCGTTTTGGTGGGAAAATTTATCGGCGATGATGTATTCTTGGAAACTATGTTTCAAATCAGCGAGGAAAATCCATTATCCCGGTCTCTCAATGACCCCATTGGTGTTGAACTATCCTGGGAGTTTAACATTGAATGGCAAACACCTCTGTTCCTGTTACAGTGGAACTTCAATCCACAATTCACACCGGAGAATGTAAAAAATCTGTTTGTAACAGATCACCTGTTGACCTTCTCGTGGGATTTCAACTAG
- a CDS encoding tetratricopeptide repeat protein yields the protein MKRLLLVVIGTVMIVSAGYPQQTQTNPVAQGLNLFQQGNYREALAQFRQVLSDPGLVELRGDAYFWTAKTLVALERYGEADQNLEFFLTRHPENRNIPEAEYLRGRIHFLEKSYEAAIQVFAAFVKDHQRSPFVPNAYYWTGESLFSLGRYDEAEVFFTVIVDRFQASSRYEAARYRIDVITMKKREQELLTLLQWVQEESIKNLNEFRIREATYEQAISSQGTGGGSTQGGADPRVQALNTQIAQLKEEALQTESRLRALNNDYQRVLTNLEVSQRRISELELQLENSEISPSGSEAETLRLRSELLDLKEETLQLMLDLLEAQEE from the coding sequence TTGAAACGATTACTCTTGGTAGTCATAGGTACTGTGATGATTGTATCAGCAGGGTATCCCCAACAAACACAAACTAATCCCGTAGCTCAGGGCTTAAATTTGTTTCAACAAGGCAATTACCGGGAGGCCCTCGCGCAATTCCGACAGGTTTTGAGCGATCCAGGGCTTGTAGAATTACGTGGTGATGCATATTTCTGGACAGCGAAGACCCTCGTTGCCTTGGAGCGGTACGGCGAAGCAGACCAAAACCTTGAATTTTTCCTCACCCGTCATCCGGAAAATCGTAACATCCCTGAAGCCGAATACCTTCGGGGGAGGATACATTTCTTAGAGAAATCCTATGAGGCGGCGATTCAGGTTTTCGCAGCCTTCGTTAAGGATCATCAGCGATCACCTTTTGTGCCGAATGCCTACTACTGGACCGGAGAAAGTTTATTTTCCCTGGGTCGGTACGATGAAGCTGAGGTTTTTTTTACGGTAATTGTTGATCGTTTCCAAGCGAGTTCCAGGTATGAAGCGGCTCGCTACCGTATCGATGTAATAACAATGAAGAAGCGTGAACAAGAACTCCTGACTCTTCTTCAATGGGTACAAGAAGAATCCATTAAGAACCTAAACGAGTTCCGGATCAGGGAGGCTACCTACGAACAGGCAATCTCGTCTCAAGGGACCGGGGGAGGCTCTACTCAAGGTGGGGCCGACCCTAGGGTACAGGCGCTGAACACCCAGATTGCCCAGCTTAAGGAAGAGGCACTACAAACCGAATCCCGATTACGAGCCTTGAACAACGATTATCAACGTGTATTAACCAATTTAGAGGTATCCCAACGAAGGATCTCCGAATTGGAACTGCAGCTCGAGAACTCGGAAATTAGTCCTTCAGGTAGCGAAGCTGAAACACTTCGGTTGCGTAGTGAGCTTCTTGATCTTAAGGAGGAAACCCTACAGCTAATGCTTGATCTCCTAGAGGCACAGGAGGAATGA
- the bamA gene encoding outer membrane protein assembly factor BamA, which produces MKRRKTAWFLLICLVTYSFTSLSAQTEQDWYVGKTITDISFSGLSRISTNELRGITQPFIGQEFSEPLFLDLQRRLYALDYFEYLLPEARPGDDDYSTVILHFEVEERPVVGGIEFQGVTRFRITELLDSITLSQGDLYTAGSTRTAAANLSAFYRDQGYPDVSVTQNIEDLEDGSKQVTFIIDEGPQVTIRTITFQGNAFGTNGALKRVLTSKEQGLFNPGLFKEENIAADKEALLEYYQENGFIDAEIQEVVTTPVESDDPTQSRVDVAFIIQEGERWVYDGITISGNTIFSTEELLSKIRQKPGSILNLPQFRNGVQQVIDVYFQNGYFNNEISLNENRNDGEQTIGFELVIKEKPRSYIEDIVIRGNNKTKDHVIQRELPFETGDIFSAKKIREGLLNLYNLQYFEGIPIVDTPQGSEPELRNVVITLEERGTLDIRGGVSIGGSGQGGLLLSVSDINFLGNGQRLGAELNLNTTDQQLSFNFSDAWLFGERFSGGINLTLGHSKKSDELQDSLGPVFSDSDTNRVPDPFTGDYVFSKDTEFNGTEYTAGDYFPGIPSSDQISQYSLQTDYVYAGGSGAVPSEYRMSYDQYNISLGVNTGIRRRTPLGWLGANASISGSLNYVTYDPDVYRPFSPALRDNLDQIRLVNQLGISVSLDDRDVAFNPSSGYYLSQNVNFTGGFLFGNRHYIRSDSTLQGYLTLFDIPVAEVWNWKMVLAANSSLSLMFPQFWTLEGNDFAPGENLLYTNGMTVARGWAPRSNGEAIWNNWVELRMPISEDIVWFDMFFEGVRLTEIREDIFSGGSEGWMFGFGAGLRLTIPQLPLRLYLGKRFEISETGEVEWQQGNLFPDPDKPGSGIDFIFAISLF; this is translated from the coding sequence ATGAAACGCCGAAAAACAGCCTGGTTCTTGCTCATATGCCTGGTAACCTACTCCTTTACCTCCCTATCTGCGCAGACGGAGCAGGATTGGTATGTGGGAAAAACAATCACTGACATCAGTTTTTCTGGGTTGTCTCGAATTAGCACCAATGAATTGCGTGGTATTACTCAACCCTTCATCGGCCAAGAGTTCTCCGAGCCTCTATTCCTAGATCTCCAACGGCGGCTCTATGCCTTGGATTATTTTGAGTATCTGCTCCCCGAAGCTCGTCCCGGTGATGATGATTATTCCACTGTAATTCTCCATTTTGAGGTTGAAGAACGGCCAGTTGTAGGAGGCATTGAGTTTCAGGGTGTCACCCGTTTTCGAATTACAGAACTACTGGACTCCATAACCCTATCACAGGGGGATCTTTATACAGCAGGGAGTACGAGAACCGCCGCCGCCAATTTATCGGCCTTTTACCGGGATCAAGGGTATCCCGACGTCTCCGTCACCCAGAACATTGAGGATCTTGAAGACGGATCGAAGCAGGTAACATTCATCATTGATGAGGGACCTCAGGTTACTATTCGTACTATAACCTTTCAAGGGAATGCGTTTGGAACCAACGGAGCCCTCAAACGTGTACTAACCAGTAAGGAACAAGGGTTGTTTAACCCTGGCTTATTCAAGGAAGAGAATATTGCGGCAGATAAGGAAGCTCTTTTAGAGTATTACCAAGAAAACGGATTCATTGATGCGGAAATCCAAGAAGTCGTTACCACCCCCGTTGAATCTGATGATCCAACCCAATCAAGAGTAGATGTGGCCTTCATCATTCAGGAGGGCGAACGCTGGGTCTATGATGGTATCACGATCTCCGGAAATACAATTTTTAGCACCGAAGAACTACTCTCTAAGATTCGTCAGAAGCCAGGTTCTATTTTAAATCTACCCCAATTTCGAAACGGTGTACAACAGGTCATCGACGTATACTTCCAGAACGGGTATTTCAATAATGAAATCTCCTTGAATGAAAACCGAAATGACGGTGAACAGACCATTGGTTTCGAACTGGTTATTAAGGAAAAGCCTCGTTCGTACATTGAGGATATTGTTATCCGGGGGAATAATAAAACTAAGGATCACGTAATTCAGCGCGAACTACCCTTCGAAACCGGTGATATTTTTAGCGCAAAAAAAATTCGCGAGGGATTGTTAAACCTTTATAATCTGCAATATTTTGAGGGTATTCCCATAGTAGATACGCCCCAAGGAAGTGAGCCAGAGTTACGGAATGTGGTCATTACCCTGGAAGAACGGGGAACCCTCGATATTCGCGGCGGTGTATCAATTGGCGGAAGCGGTCAGGGGGGGCTTCTGCTCAGCGTATCCGATATCAACTTCTTGGGTAACGGACAGCGTCTGGGTGCCGAGCTCAATCTCAATACCACAGATCAGCAACTGAGCTTTAATTTCTCCGATGCATGGCTATTCGGTGAGCGTTTCAGCGGTGGAATCAACCTTACCCTAGGCCATAGTAAAAAGTCTGATGAACTCCAAGACAGCCTTGGGCCGGTATTTTCTGATAGCGATACGAACCGGGTGCCCGACCCCTTTACCGGAGACTATGTGTTCTCAAAGGATACCGAGTTCAACGGGACAGAATATACCGCTGGCGATTATTTTCCTGGGATTCCCAGCAGCGATCAAATATCCCAGTACAGTCTACAAACCGACTATGTCTACGCCGGCGGTTCTGGAGCCGTGCCGAGTGAATACCGTATGTCCTATGACCAGTATAACATCAGCCTCGGTGTGAATACCGGAATACGGCGAAGAACACCCTTGGGTTGGTTGGGTGCGAACGCCTCAATCAGCGGATCGTTGAATTACGTTACCTACGATCCCGATGTCTACCGACCCTTTAGTCCGGCACTCCGGGATAACCTGGATCAAATTCGGTTGGTTAACCAATTGGGGATCAGCGTTTCCTTGGATGATAGGGATGTCGCCTTTAATCCATCTTCGGGATACTATCTTTCCCAAAACGTTAATTTCACCGGCGGGTTCCTCTTCGGTAACCGTCACTACATCAGATCGGACAGCACCCTGCAGGGGTATCTGACCCTGTTCGATATACCGGTTGCGGAGGTTTGGAACTGGAAAATGGTATTGGCTGCCAATTCATCCCTGTCACTGATGTTCCCCCAATTCTGGACGCTGGAGGGAAACGACTTCGCACCGGGTGAAAACCTGCTGTACACAAACGGTATGACGGTAGCAAGAGGATGGGCCCCCAGGAGTAACGGTGAGGCGATTTGGAATAACTGGGTTGAACTGCGTATGCCGATTTCTGAAGATATTGTTTGGTTCGATATGTTCTTTGAAGGTGTCCGTCTTACAGAAATTCGTGAGGACATCTTTTCAGGAGGATCTGAAGGCTGGATGTTCGGATTTGGTGCAGGGCTTCGCCTGACCATTCCGCAGCTTCCCCTGAGGCTATATCTGGGGAAACGCTTTGAGATCTCCGAAACAGGCGAGGTAGAATGGCAGCAGGGGAACCTCTTTCCAGACCCGGATAAACCCGGATCAGGAATTGACTTCATCTTCGCTATCAGCCTGTTCTAG
- the dtd gene encoding D-aminoacyl-tRNA deacylase — MRALLQHVSHCSIRTESGHGTEINHGLLVFIGINDTDKQADIHYIVDKMLALRIFEDEEGKLNKSISDVEGDLLLVSQFTLYGDTRKGRRPSFNKAAQPKDAHPLFRYLMDYAQSRYTLGRVEEGRFQEHMVIKPILQGPISILLDSEKKL, encoded by the coding sequence ATGAGAGCGTTACTACAACATGTTTCACACTGTTCCATTCGCACCGAGTCGGGCCATGGCACCGAGATCAACCACGGTCTTCTGGTGTTTATCGGTATCAACGATACCGATAAACAAGCTGACATACACTATATAGTCGATAAAATGCTTGCATTGAGAATCTTCGAAGATGAGGAAGGGAAGCTCAATAAAAGCATTTCTGATGTTGAAGGGGATTTGCTTCTCGTCTCCCAATTCACTTTGTATGGGGATACCAGGAAGGGACGACGTCCCTCATTTAATAAAGCTGCTCAGCCTAAGGACGCCCATCCGTTGTTTCGGTACCTTATGGATTATGCTCAATCCAGGTATACCCTTGGAAGGGTAGAGGAAGGACGGTTTCAGGAGCACATGGTGATTAAACCAATTCTTCAAGGTCCCATATCGATCTTGCTGGATTCGGAAAAGAAACTATAG